Proteins encoded in a region of the Perca fluviatilis chromosome 6, GENO_Pfluv_1.0, whole genome shotgun sequence genome:
- the npy8br gene encoding neuropeptide Y receptor Y8b, with translation MELQHNTNHNQALWKEIPWDFTDECSLSVSGNTFLIIAYSAVMAVGLIGNSCLVFVITRHKEMRNVTNIFIANLSCSDILMCVVCLPVTIIYTLMDRWILGEVLCKLTPFIECISVTVSIFSLVLIAMERYQLIVHPTGWKPMVGQSYMAVAVTWIVACLISAPFLSYSVLALPFQNLSLPFPVSDHLVCMERWPSVKERRAYTTSLLVFQYLLPLALIMICYLHVYLRLRRRKDMVERGRNTTEKKTKGATRINAMLFSIVVAFALSWLPLTVFNAVFDWNHEALPSCGHDTIFSACHLTAMASTCVNPIIYGFLNSNFQKQVKSTLLRCRCWGVTESYESVPLSTVSTEVTKGSILSNGSMSMSIRS, from the coding sequence ATGGAGCTACAGCACAACACCAACCACAACCAAGCCTTGTGGAAAGAGATACCGTGGGATTTCACAGACGAGTGCTCCCTCTCAGTGAGTGGCAACACTTTTCTCATCATCGCTTACAGTGCAGTTATGGCAGTAGGTCTCATTGGGAACTCTTGCCTGGTGTTTGTCATCACACGGCACAAGGAGATGCGCAACGTCACCAACATCTTCATCGCCAACCTGTCCTGCTCTGACATCCTCATGTGCGTCGTGTGCCTGCCAGTGACTATTATTTACACACTGATGGACCGCTGGATCCTAGGTGAGGTCCTGTGTAAGCTCACGCCATTCATCGAGTGCATATCGGTCACCGTTTCCATCTTCTCCCTCGTCCTCATCGCCATGGAGCGCTACCAGCTCATTGTCCACCCGACAGGATGGAAGCCCATGGTGGGCCAGTCCTACATGGCCGTGGCTGTCACCTGGATTGTTGCCTGCCTGATCTCGGCGCCTTTCCTCTCGTACAGCGTACTCGCCTTGCCTTTCCAGAACCTGAGTCTCCCCTTCCCGGTCAGCGACCACCTCGTGTGCATGGAGCGGTGGCCGTCAGTTAAAGAGCGGCGAGCTTACACCACCTCCCTGCTGGTCTTCCAGTACTTGCTCCCTCTCGCCCTCATCATGATCTGCTACCTGCACGTCTACCTGCGCCTCAGGAGGCGGAAGGACATGGTGGAGCGCGGCAGGAACaccactgaaaagaaaaccaagGGCGCCACCAGGATCAACGCCATGCTGTTCTCCATAGTGGTGGCGTTTGCCCTCTCCTGGCTTCCTCTCACCGTCTTCAACGCGGTGTTCGACTGGAACCACGAGGCCCTCCCGTCCTGCGGCCATGACACCATCTTCTCAGCCTGCCATCTCACAGCCATGGCCTCCACCTGCGTCAACCCCATCATCTATGGTTTCCTCAACAGCAATTTCCAGAAACAGGTGAAGTCTACCCTGTTGCGCTGTCGCTGCTGGGGGGTGACAGAGAGTTACGAGAGCGTCCCGCTCTCCACTGTCAGCACAGAAGTCACCAAGGGGTCAATCTTGAGCAATGGGTCTATGAGCATGAGCATTAGGTCATAA
- the klhl22 gene encoding kelch-like protein 22 isoform X2 yields the protein MKPEHRYPAMAEEGKRSPGRLSRQTYKSSAHFCSLLDGLLALRESGILFDVELLVEGRAIKAHRILLAASCDYFRGMFAGGLRETQQKEIPIHGVSYMAMKKILDYIYTSEIELDLECVQEVLIAATLVQLEIVIGFCCDFLFSWLDESNILEVHNLADLYGLQQLNAKIHSYILRNIQTLSRTDVYRELPQDEVFSALSSDELQVNSENEVYEAALHYHFSPLQVETDQVYLQDNLKMLDAVRFCLIEKQVLQRLHGRLHQCPLKDCVSAALRYHEQEIWQPVRQSPLTQPRSIFHCILGFGGMFTSSSLTESEHLFQVFHPSWGEWRTLTAAHAPRMSNQGIAVLNNFVYLIGGDKNTSGFRAETRCWRYDPRHNSWCSIQPLQQQRADHCVCVMGGHIYAIGGRDYSNELESVERYDPHSNTWEWVSPLKREIYAHAGAVLGDKMYITCGRRGMAYLRETYCFDPAANHWTGCAEGPVERAWHGTAAVNGRIYVIGGSNDERGYRRDVLKVACFNPEASSWSLLTPLPAGHGEPGIAVLDSRIYVLGGRSHDKGNRMKYVHVLNTDADEWEDETEFKERVSGLAACVALMPPAVIAQARSWEQRTKASWEDVDLDNSGDSSED from the exons ATGAAGCCTGAACATCGATACCCTGCCATGGCTGAGGAAGGAAAGCGGAGTCCTGGCCGCCTGAGCCGACAGACCTACAAAAGTTCAGCCCATTTCTGCAGCCTGCTGGACGGCCTGCTGGCTCTCAGAGAAAGTGGCATCCTCTTTGATGTGGAGCTGCTGGTGGAGGGTCGAGCCATCAAAGCCCACCGTATACTTCTGGCAGCCTCTTGCGATTATTTTAG GGGAATGTTTGCTGGAGGCCTTCGCGAGACACAGCAAAAGGAGATCCCAATTCATGGAGTATCTTACATGGCCATGAAAAAAATACTGGACTACATCTACACTTCCGAGATCGAGTTAGACCTGGAGTGTGTGCAGGAAGTCCTGATAGCCGCCACACTAGTACAG CTTGAGATTGTCATCGGCTTTTGCTGCGATTTCCTTTTCTCCTGGCTGGACGAGAGCAACATTTTAGAGGTCCACAATTTAGCTGATCTCTACGGACTGCAACAACTTAATGCTAAGATCCACTCCTACATCCTCAGGAACATTCAGACTTTGTCTCGCACCGACGTGTATCGAGAACTCCCCCAAGATGAAGTCTTCAGCGCGCTGAGCAGCGACGAGCTTCAGGTGAACAGCGAGAACGAGGTGTACGAGGCGGCTCTTCACTACCACTTCAGTCCGTTGCAGGTGGAAACTGACCAGGTGTACTTGCAG GACAATCTCAAGATGCTCGATGCTGTGCGTTTCTGCCTAATTGAGAAGCAAGTGTTGCAGAGGCTGCATGGCCGACTGCACCAGTGTCCACTGAAGGATTGTGTGTCAGCTGCACTGCGATACCATGAGCAGGAGATCTGGCAGCCCGTCCGGCAGAGTCCTCTCACCCAGCCACGCTCCATCTTCCACTGCATATTGGGCTTCGGCGGGATGTTCACCTCCAGCTCCCTCACAGAAAGCGAGCATTTGTTTCAGGTGTTCCACCCGAGCTGGGGGGAGTGGAGGACTCTCACTGCAGCTCACGCCCCCAGAATGTCCAACCAGGGCATCGCTGTGCTCAACAACTTTGTGTATCTGATTGGAGGAGACAAGAACACCAGTGGATTTCGTGCAGAGACCCGCTGCTGGAG ATACGACCCTCGTCACAACAGCTGGTGCTCCATCCAGCCTCTGCAGCAGCAGCGGGCCGaccactgtgtttgtgtgatgggCGGCCATATTTATGCCATTGGAGGACGGGACTACAGCAATGAACTGGAATCAGTGGAGCGCTATGACCCGCACTCCAACACGTGGGAATGGGTTTCACCCCTAAAGAGAGAG ATTTACGCCCATGCTGGAGCAGTGTTGGGCGACAAAATGTACATAACATGCGGGCGCAGAGGAATGGCGTACCTCAGAGAGACCTACTGCTTTGACCCGGCGGCCAATCATTGGACAGGATGTGCTGAGGGGCCGGTGGAGCGAGCGTGGCATGGCACGGCTGCGGTTAATGGACGCATTTATGTTATCGGCGGAAGCAACGATGAGCGTGGATATCGGCGGGATGTCCTGAAG gtgGCGTGCTTTAACCCCGAAGCCAGCTCTTGGTCTCTACTGACCCCTCTCCCCGCAGGACATGGAGAACCCGGCATAGCTGTGCTGGACAGTCGCATCTACGTCCTGGGAGGACGCTCTCACGACAAAGGCAACCGGATGAAATACGTTCACGTGCTGAACACCGACGCCGACGAGTGGGAGGACGAGACGGAGTTTAAGGAGCGCGTCTCTGGCCTGGCGGCTTGCGTGGCGCTCATGCCCCCCGCTGTGATCGCACAGGCCAGGAGCTGGGAGCAGCGCACCAAGGCTTCGTGGGAGGACGTGGACTTGGACAACTCGGGGGACTCCAGTGAGGATTGA
- the klhl22 gene encoding kelch-like protein 22 isoform X1, with the protein MKPEHRYPAMAEEGKRSPGRLSRQTYKSSAHFCSLLDGLLALRESGILFDVELLVEGRAIKAHRILLAASCDYFRGMFAGGLRETQQKEIPIHGVSYMAMKKILDYIYTSEIELDLECVQEVLIAATLVQLEIVIGFCCDFLFSWLDESNILEVHNLADLYGLQQLNAKIHSYILRNIQTLSRTDVYRELPQDEVFSALSSDELQVNSENEVYEAALHYHFSPLQVETDQVYLQVSPKDNLKMLDAVRFCLIEKQVLQRLHGRLHQCPLKDCVSAALRYHEQEIWQPVRQSPLTQPRSIFHCILGFGGMFTSSSLTESEHLFQVFHPSWGEWRTLTAAHAPRMSNQGIAVLNNFVYLIGGDKNTSGFRAETRCWRYDPRHNSWCSIQPLQQQRADHCVCVMGGHIYAIGGRDYSNELESVERYDPHSNTWEWVSPLKREIYAHAGAVLGDKMYITCGRRGMAYLRETYCFDPAANHWTGCAEGPVERAWHGTAAVNGRIYVIGGSNDERGYRRDVLKVACFNPEASSWSLLTPLPAGHGEPGIAVLDSRIYVLGGRSHDKGNRMKYVHVLNTDADEWEDETEFKERVSGLAACVALMPPAVIAQARSWEQRTKASWEDVDLDNSGDSSED; encoded by the exons ATGAAGCCTGAACATCGATACCCTGCCATGGCTGAGGAAGGAAAGCGGAGTCCTGGCCGCCTGAGCCGACAGACCTACAAAAGTTCAGCCCATTTCTGCAGCCTGCTGGACGGCCTGCTGGCTCTCAGAGAAAGTGGCATCCTCTTTGATGTGGAGCTGCTGGTGGAGGGTCGAGCCATCAAAGCCCACCGTATACTTCTGGCAGCCTCTTGCGATTATTTTAG GGGAATGTTTGCTGGAGGCCTTCGCGAGACACAGCAAAAGGAGATCCCAATTCATGGAGTATCTTACATGGCCATGAAAAAAATACTGGACTACATCTACACTTCCGAGATCGAGTTAGACCTGGAGTGTGTGCAGGAAGTCCTGATAGCCGCCACACTAGTACAG CTTGAGATTGTCATCGGCTTTTGCTGCGATTTCCTTTTCTCCTGGCTGGACGAGAGCAACATTTTAGAGGTCCACAATTTAGCTGATCTCTACGGACTGCAACAACTTAATGCTAAGATCCACTCCTACATCCTCAGGAACATTCAGACTTTGTCTCGCACCGACGTGTATCGAGAACTCCCCCAAGATGAAGTCTTCAGCGCGCTGAGCAGCGACGAGCTTCAGGTGAACAGCGAGAACGAGGTGTACGAGGCGGCTCTTCACTACCACTTCAGTCCGTTGCAGGTGGAAACTGACCAGGTGTACTTGCAGGTCAGTCCCAAG GACAATCTCAAGATGCTCGATGCTGTGCGTTTCTGCCTAATTGAGAAGCAAGTGTTGCAGAGGCTGCATGGCCGACTGCACCAGTGTCCACTGAAGGATTGTGTGTCAGCTGCACTGCGATACCATGAGCAGGAGATCTGGCAGCCCGTCCGGCAGAGTCCTCTCACCCAGCCACGCTCCATCTTCCACTGCATATTGGGCTTCGGCGGGATGTTCACCTCCAGCTCCCTCACAGAAAGCGAGCATTTGTTTCAGGTGTTCCACCCGAGCTGGGGGGAGTGGAGGACTCTCACTGCAGCTCACGCCCCCAGAATGTCCAACCAGGGCATCGCTGTGCTCAACAACTTTGTGTATCTGATTGGAGGAGACAAGAACACCAGTGGATTTCGTGCAGAGACCCGCTGCTGGAG ATACGACCCTCGTCACAACAGCTGGTGCTCCATCCAGCCTCTGCAGCAGCAGCGGGCCGaccactgtgtttgtgtgatgggCGGCCATATTTATGCCATTGGAGGACGGGACTACAGCAATGAACTGGAATCAGTGGAGCGCTATGACCCGCACTCCAACACGTGGGAATGGGTTTCACCCCTAAAGAGAGAG ATTTACGCCCATGCTGGAGCAGTGTTGGGCGACAAAATGTACATAACATGCGGGCGCAGAGGAATGGCGTACCTCAGAGAGACCTACTGCTTTGACCCGGCGGCCAATCATTGGACAGGATGTGCTGAGGGGCCGGTGGAGCGAGCGTGGCATGGCACGGCTGCGGTTAATGGACGCATTTATGTTATCGGCGGAAGCAACGATGAGCGTGGATATCGGCGGGATGTCCTGAAG gtgGCGTGCTTTAACCCCGAAGCCAGCTCTTGGTCTCTACTGACCCCTCTCCCCGCAGGACATGGAGAACCCGGCATAGCTGTGCTGGACAGTCGCATCTACGTCCTGGGAGGACGCTCTCACGACAAAGGCAACCGGATGAAATACGTTCACGTGCTGAACACCGACGCCGACGAGTGGGAGGACGAGACGGAGTTTAAGGAGCGCGTCTCTGGCCTGGCGGCTTGCGTGGCGCTCATGCCCCCCGCTGTGATCGCACAGGCCAGGAGCTGGGAGCAGCGCACCAAGGCTTCGTGGGAGGACGTGGACTTGGACAACTCGGGGGACTCCAGTGAGGATTGA